One stretch of Variovorax sp. 54 DNA includes these proteins:
- the argB gene encoding acetylglutamate kinase, with protein sequence MTDPVLNIPPRDKAEILAQALPYIRKFHGKTIVIKYGGNAMTDPALQADFAEDVVLLKLVGMNPVVVHGGGPQIEAALNKLGKKGSFIQGMRVTDAETMEVVEWVLAGEVQQDIVGLINQAGGKAVGLTGRDGGLIRAQKLKLADRTDPNVHHDVGQVGDIVSIDPSVVKALQDDAFIPVVSPIGFGEENESYNINADVVAGKLATVLKAEKLMLLTNTPGVLDKNGNLLTNLSAREIDELFADGTISGGMLPKIEGALDAAKSGVNAVHIIDGRVPHAMLLEILTDQAYGTMIRAR encoded by the coding sequence ATGACCGATCCCGTCCTCAACATTCCTCCGCGCGACAAGGCCGAGATCCTGGCCCAGGCGCTGCCGTACATCCGCAAGTTCCACGGCAAGACCATCGTCATCAAGTACGGCGGCAACGCCATGACCGACCCGGCGCTGCAGGCCGACTTCGCGGAAGACGTGGTGCTGCTCAAGCTGGTCGGCATGAACCCGGTGGTGGTGCACGGCGGCGGCCCGCAGATCGAGGCCGCGCTCAACAAGTTGGGCAAGAAGGGCAGCTTCATCCAGGGCATGCGCGTGACCGACGCCGAGACCATGGAAGTCGTCGAATGGGTGCTGGCCGGCGAGGTGCAGCAGGACATCGTGGGCCTGATCAACCAGGCCGGCGGCAAGGCCGTGGGCCTCACGGGACGCGACGGCGGCCTCATTCGCGCGCAGAAGCTCAAGCTGGCCGACCGCACCGACCCCAACGTGCACCACGACGTGGGCCAGGTCGGCGACATCGTCTCCATCGACCCCAGCGTGGTCAAGGCGCTGCAGGACGACGCCTTCATTCCCGTCGTGAGCCCGATCGGCTTCGGCGAAGAGAACGAGAGCTACAACATCAACGCCGACGTCGTCGCCGGCAAGCTCGCCACGGTGCTCAAGGCCGAGAAGCTCATGCTGTTGACCAACACGCCCGGCGTGCTCGACAAGAACGGCAACCTGCTCACCAACCTGAGCGCGCGCGAAATCGACGAGCTGTTCGCCGACGGCACCATCTCGGGCGGCATGCTGCCCAAGATCGAAGGCGCGCTCGACGCGGCCAAGAGCGGCGTGAACGCCGTGCACATCATCGACGGCCGCGTGCCGCACGCGATGCTGCTCGAGATCCTGACCGACCAGGCCTACGGCACGATGATCCGGGCGCGCTGA
- the slmA gene encoding nucleoid occlusion factor SlmA — protein sequence MQNEETAAPGVETPADTPAAAPTRKRPKPGERRVQILQALAAMLEQPGAERVTTAALAARLEVSEAALYRHFASKAQMFEGLIDFIEQSVFTLVNQILEREGATGSQQAARILTLLVQFAERNPGMTRVMVGDALVYENERLQQRMNQFFDKIEATLRQVLRGAAAADGSATPSVDAQVRAAALTAFVVGQLQRFARSGFRRAPSEHLEATIALIV from the coding sequence ATGCAGAACGAAGAGACAGCTGCCCCCGGCGTAGAGACCCCGGCCGACACGCCCGCCGCCGCACCGACGCGCAAGCGCCCCAAGCCGGGCGAGCGGCGCGTGCAGATCCTGCAGGCGCTGGCCGCCATGCTGGAGCAGCCCGGTGCCGAGCGGGTCACCACCGCCGCGCTGGCCGCGCGGCTCGAGGTGAGCGAGGCGGCCCTGTACCGCCACTTCGCGAGCAAGGCCCAGATGTTCGAGGGCCTCATCGATTTCATCGAGCAGAGCGTCTTCACGCTGGTCAACCAGATCCTCGAGCGCGAAGGTGCCACCGGCAGCCAGCAGGCCGCCCGCATCCTCACGCTGCTCGTGCAGTTTGCCGAGCGCAACCCCGGCATGACGCGCGTCATGGTCGGCGATGCGCTGGTCTACGAGAACGAGCGCCTGCAGCAGCGCATGAACCAGTTCTTCGACAAGATCGAAGCCACGCTGCGCCAGGTGCTGCGCGGCGCGGCCGCCGCCGACGGCTCGGCCACGCCCAGCGTCGATGCCCAGGTGCGCGCCGCGGCGCTCACGGCCTTCGTGGTCGGGCAGCTGCAACGCTTTGCGCGCTCGGGTTTCCGCCGCGCGCCGTCCGAACACCTGGAAGCCACGATCGCCCTGATCGTTTGA
- a CDS encoding DMT family transporter, translating into MPDAAARPALLLHAVVLTAVAMVAFAANSLLCRLALQQGGIDPASFGSIRLASGAITLALVVRFRAQPSALGRTSWLPAVMLFAYVAFFSFAYLSLSAGTGALILFGAVQLTMLGAGLGSGERFGVLAWFGFVLAAAGLVYLVSPGVAAPPLLGAVLMAVAGVAWGVYSLRGRGVADPLAATARNFLRAVPLAFALSLVFATRAHADARGIALAVASGALTSGLGYVVWYAALGRLSALRAATVQLSVPLLAAFGGVLFLSEAITPRLALASVAILGGIALVLSQKSRRAARR; encoded by the coding sequence ATGCCTGACGCCGCCGCCCGCCCGGCCCTTCTCCTGCACGCCGTCGTGCTCACCGCGGTCGCCATGGTCGCGTTCGCGGCCAACTCGCTGCTGTGCAGGCTCGCGCTTCAACAGGGCGGCATCGATCCGGCCAGCTTCGGCAGCATCCGGCTCGCGTCCGGCGCGATCACGCTGGCGCTCGTCGTGCGGTTCCGCGCGCAGCCGTCGGCCCTCGGGCGCACCAGCTGGCTCCCGGCCGTCATGCTGTTCGCGTACGTCGCGTTCTTCTCCTTCGCCTACCTGAGCCTGTCCGCGGGCACGGGCGCGCTGATCCTGTTCGGTGCGGTGCAGCTCACGATGCTGGGCGCGGGCCTGGGCAGTGGCGAGCGCTTCGGGGTGCTGGCGTGGTTCGGCTTTGTCCTCGCGGCGGCCGGACTCGTCTACCTGGTGTCGCCCGGCGTTGCCGCGCCGCCGCTGCTCGGCGCCGTGCTGATGGCGGTGGCGGGCGTGGCGTGGGGCGTGTATTCGCTGCGCGGCCGGGGCGTGGCCGACCCGCTGGCGGCCACGGCGCGCAACTTCCTGCGCGCGGTGCCACTGGCCTTCGCACTGAGCCTGGTGTTTGCCACGCGCGCGCACGCCGATGCGCGTGGCATTGCGCTGGCCGTGGCCTCCGGTGCGCTGACCTCGGGGCTCGGCTACGTGGTCTGGTACGCGGCGCTGGGCCGCCTGTCGGCCTTGCGCGCGGCCACCGTGCAGCTGTCGGTGCCGCTGCTGGCGGCGTTCGGCGGCGTGCTGTTCCTGTCGGAGGCGATCACGCCGCGGCTGGCGCTCGCCTCGGTGGCGATCCTCGGCGGCATCGCGCTCGTGCTGAGCCAGAAGTCGCGCCGCGCGGCGCGGCGTTAG
- a CDS encoding malate/lactate/ureidoglycolate dehydrogenase, translating into MSRTLQADGLQANVARILEAAGSTAAEAQQVAANLVLANLSGHDSHGVGMLPRYIDAVAEGGLVPNASVKVNLDIGTLMGLDGQHGYGQIVGVQAMELGIARAKQHGSCIFTLAHAHHLGRIGHFAEMATAQGLVAMHFVNVLSRPVVAPWGGGDGRFGTNPCCIGIPLAGAEPFVLDYATSRVAQGKMRVAHNKGEQVPDGYLIDERGAPTNDPGVVVVPQGNGLFGALMTFGEHKGYGMAVACELLGGALTGGGTWHRPADTARTVLNGMLTVLIDPVKLGTQKAFDDEARAFIDWLRQSPQGQGFEAVQIAGEPERQARAARRRDGVWVDDATWGEIVAAGAKVGVAVV; encoded by the coding sequence ATGTCCAGAACCCTGCAGGCCGACGGCCTGCAAGCCAACGTCGCCCGCATCCTCGAAGCCGCAGGCAGCACGGCCGCCGAGGCGCAGCAGGTGGCCGCCAACCTCGTGCTGGCCAACCTGAGCGGGCACGACTCGCACGGCGTGGGCATGCTGCCGCGCTACATCGACGCAGTGGCCGAGGGCGGCCTCGTGCCCAACGCCTCTGTGAAGGTCAACCTCGACATCGGCACGCTGATGGGCCTGGACGGCCAGCACGGCTACGGGCAGATCGTCGGCGTGCAGGCGATGGAGCTGGGCATCGCGCGCGCGAAGCAGCACGGCAGCTGCATCTTCACGCTCGCGCACGCACACCACCTGGGACGCATCGGGCACTTCGCGGAGATGGCGACGGCGCAGGGGCTGGTGGCGATGCACTTCGTCAATGTGCTCTCGCGGCCCGTGGTGGCGCCCTGGGGCGGCGGCGACGGGCGCTTCGGCACCAACCCGTGCTGCATCGGCATTCCGCTCGCGGGCGCCGAGCCCTTCGTGCTCGACTACGCCACCAGCCGCGTGGCGCAGGGCAAGATGCGCGTGGCCCACAACAAGGGCGAGCAGGTGCCCGACGGCTACCTCATCGACGAACGCGGTGCGCCCACCAACGACCCGGGCGTGGTCGTGGTGCCGCAGGGCAACGGCCTGTTCGGCGCGCTCATGACCTTCGGCGAGCACAAGGGCTACGGCATGGCGGTGGCCTGCGAGTTGCTGGGCGGCGCGCTCACGGGCGGCGGCACCTGGCACCGGCCGGCGGACACGGCGCGCACGGTGCTGAACGGCATGCTGACGGTGCTGATCGACCCCGTGAAGCTCGGCACGCAGAAGGCCTTCGACGACGAGGCGCGCGCGTTCATCGACTGGCTGCGGCAAAGCCCGCAGGGCCAGGGCTTCGAGGCCGTGCAGATCGCGGGCGAGCCGGAACGCCAGGCGCGCGCGGCACGTCGACGCGACGGCGTGTGGGTCGATGACGCGACGTGGGGCGAGATCGTCGCCGCCGGTGCCAAGGTGGGCGTGGCCGTCGTCTAA
- a CDS encoding UxaA family hydrolase has protein sequence MTPYIRLHPADDVVIARSQLLGGTVVEHVAVRGLIPPGHKIAMRAIAPGEPVRRYNQIIGFASKPIAAGEHVHTQNLDMGPDKGDFERDYAFGADVKPAPAKREATFMGIRRADGRVATRNYIGVLTSVNCSATAARAIADHFSRKTNPQALAAFPNVDGIVALTHGTGCGMDTQGMGMQILERTLTGYATHPNFAGVLVVGLGCEANQINAWLATGHLAEGENFRTFNIQDTGGTRKTVEKGVALINEMLPRANAVKREPCSAAHITIGLQCGGSDGYSGISANPALGAAVDLLVAHGGTAILSETPEVYGAEHLLTRRAVKREVGQKLVDRIKWWEHYTEINEGEMNNNPSPGNKAGGLTTILEKSLGAVAKGGTSNLEAVYEYAEPVTAHGFVYMDTPGYDPVSATGQVAGGANLICFTTGRGSAYGCAPSPSLKLATNSALWQRQEEDMDINCGEIVDGTASIAEMGQRIFELVLATASGAQSKSEQHGYGQNEFVPWQVGAVM, from the coding sequence ATGACGCCCTACATCCGACTCCACCCCGCCGACGACGTCGTCATCGCGCGTTCGCAACTGCTCGGCGGCACCGTCGTCGAGCACGTCGCCGTGCGCGGCCTGATTCCGCCGGGCCACAAGATCGCCATGCGCGCCATCGCACCGGGCGAACCGGTGCGCCGCTACAACCAGATCATCGGTTTCGCGAGCAAGCCCATCGCCGCGGGCGAGCACGTGCACACGCAGAACCTGGACATGGGCCCGGACAAGGGAGACTTCGAACGCGACTACGCCTTCGGTGCCGACGTGAAGCCCGCGCCCGCGAAACGCGAGGCCACGTTCATGGGCATCCGGCGCGCCGACGGCCGCGTGGCCACGCGCAACTACATCGGTGTGCTGACCAGCGTGAACTGCTCGGCGACGGCCGCGCGCGCGATTGCCGACCACTTCTCGCGCAAGACGAATCCGCAGGCGCTCGCGGCATTTCCGAACGTGGACGGCATCGTCGCGCTGACGCACGGCACCGGCTGCGGCATGGACACGCAGGGCATGGGCATGCAGATCCTGGAGCGCACGCTCACGGGCTACGCCACGCACCCGAATTTCGCGGGCGTGCTGGTGGTCGGGCTCGGCTGCGAGGCCAACCAGATCAACGCCTGGCTCGCGACCGGGCATCTGGCCGAAGGCGAGAACTTCCGCACCTTCAACATCCAGGACACGGGCGGCACGCGCAAGACGGTCGAGAAGGGCGTGGCGCTCATCAACGAGATGCTGCCGCGCGCCAACGCGGTGAAGCGCGAGCCCTGCAGCGCCGCGCACATCACCATCGGGCTGCAGTGCGGCGGCTCCGATGGCTACTCGGGCATCAGCGCCAACCCGGCGCTGGGCGCGGCGGTCGACCTGCTGGTGGCGCACGGCGGCACGGCCATCCTCAGCGAAACGCCCGAGGTGTACGGCGCCGAGCACCTGCTGACGCGCCGTGCGGTGAAGCGCGAGGTGGGCCAGAAGCTCGTGGACCGCATCAAGTGGTGGGAGCACTACACCGAGATCAACGAGGGCGAGATGAACAACAACCCCTCGCCGGGCAACAAGGCGGGCGGTCTCACGACCATCCTCGAGAAGTCGCTCGGCGCGGTCGCCAAGGGCGGCACGAGCAACCTCGAAGCGGTGTACGAGTACGCCGAGCCCGTCACCGCGCACGGCTTCGTCTACATGGACACGCCGGGCTACGACCCGGTGAGCGCCACGGGCCAGGTGGCCGGCGGTGCGAACCTGATCTGCTTCACGACGGGGCGCGGCTCGGCCTACGGCTGCGCGCCCTCGCCGTCGCTCAAGCTCGCGACCAACTCGGCGCTGTGGCAGCGGCAGGAAGAAGACATGGACATCAACTGCGGCGAGATCGTCGACGGCACGGCCTCGATTGCGGAGATGGGCCAACGCATCTTCGAACTGGTGCTGGCCACGGCCTCGGGTGCGCAGTCGAAGAGCGAGCAGCACGGCTACGGGCAGAACGAGTTCGTGCCCTGGCAGGTCGGCGCAGTGATGTGA
- a CDS encoding TRAP transporter large permease codes for MLKIIFLFFMAGGIPVAIAMAGASLVYILVSDSTLPPFVVIHRMVSGIDSFPLLAVPFFILAGNLMNNAGITTRIYNFALALVGWLKGGLGHVNVLGSVIFAGMSGTAIADAAGLGTIEIKAMKEHGYSTEFAVGVTAASATLGPIIPPSLPFVIYGMMANVSVGALFLAGLLPGALMAILMMLTVAYYAHKNKWGADVKFSRTRLFKALMELAVVVGWPLMLWVLVTKLGTPPQLTVFAGLASLFVLDKIFRFEALLPIMTPVLLIGGMTTGLFTPTEGAIAACVWAMILGFAWYRTLSWKMFIKVCLDTIETTSTVLFIVAAASIFGWMLTATGVTTSIASWVLGFTQEAWVFLLLANLLMLFVGCFLEPTAAITILVPILLPIATQLGVDPIHFGLVMVLNLMIGLLHPPMGMVLFVLARVAGLSFERTTMAILPWLVPLLLSLGVITYMPKLVLWVPKMFY; via the coding sequence ATGCTGAAAATCATCTTCCTGTTCTTCATGGCCGGCGGCATTCCCGTGGCCATCGCCATGGCCGGCGCCTCGCTGGTCTACATCCTCGTGAGCGACAGCACGCTGCCGCCGTTCGTGGTGATCCACCGCATGGTGAGCGGCATCGACAGCTTTCCGCTGCTGGCCGTGCCCTTCTTCATCCTGGCCGGCAACCTGATGAACAACGCCGGCATCACCACGCGCATCTACAACTTCGCGCTGGCGCTGGTGGGCTGGCTCAAGGGCGGCCTGGGCCACGTGAACGTGCTGGGCTCGGTGATCTTCGCGGGCATGAGCGGCACGGCCATTGCCGATGCGGCCGGCCTGGGCACCATCGAGATCAAGGCCATGAAGGAGCACGGCTACTCGACCGAGTTCGCGGTGGGCGTGACGGCCGCCTCGGCCACGCTGGGCCCGATCATTCCGCCGAGCCTGCCCTTCGTGATCTACGGAATGATGGCCAACGTGTCGGTGGGCGCGCTGTTCCTCGCGGGCCTGCTGCCGGGTGCGCTGATGGCCATCCTCATGATGCTCACGGTGGCGTACTACGCGCACAAGAACAAGTGGGGCGCCGACGTCAAGTTCTCGCGCACGCGCCTGTTCAAGGCGCTGATGGAGCTGGCCGTGGTGGTCGGCTGGCCGCTGATGCTGTGGGTGCTTGTGACCAAGCTGGGCACGCCGCCGCAACTCACGGTGTTCGCGGGGCTGGCTTCGCTCTTCGTGCTGGACAAGATCTTCCGCTTCGAGGCGCTGCTGCCCATCATGACGCCGGTGCTGCTCATCGGCGGCATGACCACGGGCCTGTTCACGCCCACCGAAGGCGCCATTGCGGCCTGCGTGTGGGCCATGATCCTGGGCTTCGCGTGGTACCGCACGCTGTCGTGGAAGATGTTCATCAAGGTCTGCCTGGACACCATCGAGACCACGAGCACAGTGCTGTTCATCGTGGCGGCCGCGTCGATCTTCGGCTGGATGCTCACGGCCACGGGCGTCACCACCAGCATCGCGAGCTGGGTGCTGGGCTTCACCCAGGAAGCGTGGGTGTTCCTGCTGCTGGCCAACCTGCTGATGCTGTTCGTGGGCTGCTTCCTGGAGCCGACGGCGGCCATCACCATCCTCGTGCCGATCCTGCTGCCCATTGCCACGCAGCTCGGCGTGGACCCGATCCACTTCGGCCTGGTGATGGTGCTCAACCTCATGATCGGCCTGCTGCACCCGCCGATGGGCATGGTGCTGTTCGTGCTGGCGCGCGTGGCGGGCCTGAGCTTCGAGCGCACGACGATGGCCATCCTGCCCTGGCTGGTGCCGCTCCTGCTCAGCCTGGGCGTGATCACCTACATGCCCAAGCTGGTGCTCTGGGTTCCCAAGATGTTCTATTGA
- a CDS encoding TRAP transporter small permease — protein sequence MTEQKIIDDEGHFHAEDEVVDLSDTIAEGWISLALFWMLGLTVFYQFVTRYVMNDSAAWTEEVARYMLIGVVFVGAAVGVAKNNQIQVDFFYRHMPRAMGRALSMAVDVLRTAFFVAAVAMTVQMMLKIGNQTRMTIVDLPMNVVYALCVFGFAAMAWRSLQVLRIHWQRGYSVLEQPESTLHDR from the coding sequence ATGACCGAACAGAAGATCATCGACGACGAGGGCCACTTCCATGCGGAAGACGAAGTGGTCGACCTGTCGGACACCATCGCCGAAGGCTGGATCTCCCTGGCCTTGTTCTGGATGCTGGGCCTGACGGTGTTCTACCAGTTCGTCACGCGCTACGTGATGAACGATTCGGCGGCCTGGACCGAGGAGGTCGCGCGCTACATGCTCATCGGCGTGGTCTTCGTCGGCGCGGCGGTGGGGGTGGCGAAGAACAACCAGATCCAGGTCGACTTCTTCTACCGCCACATGCCGCGCGCGATGGGCCGTGCGCTCTCGATGGCCGTCGATGTGCTGCGCACCGCCTTCTTCGTCGCGGCCGTCGCCATGACGGTGCAGATGATGCTGAAGATCGGCAACCAGACGCGCATGACCATCGTCGACCTGCCGATGAACGTGGTGTACGCGCTGTGCGTGTTCGGCTTCGCCGCGATGGCGTGGCGTTCGCTGCAGGTGCTGCGCATCCACTGGCAGCGCGGCTACAGCGTGCTCGAACAACCCGAATCCACTTTGCACGACCGCTGA
- a CDS encoding sialic acid TRAP transporter substrate-binding protein SiaP, protein MISSKNSKRTALKALAACALAAGALGVAGIASAQTKLKWAHVYETSEPFHKYSVWAGDEIKKRTNGRYEVQVFPASTLGKEADINQGLTLGTVDIILSGASFAGRTYTPLAISYFPFIFRDAEHQLKYAKSDVFKELAKGYDDKSGNHITALSYYGARHVTSSAARPVAKPEDMKGLKIRVPDAPAYLAFPKALGANPTPIAFAEVYLALQNNTVDAQENPLPTIEAKKFFEVQKNISLTGHIVDSLLTITSGQLWTKLSAEDKKIFTEVMQEAAEKTGREIIASEARLVEEFKKKGNNVITVDKNAFREAVLKATKPTDQGYRQQDYDRILAIK, encoded by the coding sequence ATGATCAGCAGCAAGAACAGCAAACGCACCGCCCTCAAGGCACTGGCCGCCTGCGCCCTCGCAGCCGGCGCGCTGGGTGTGGCGGGCATCGCCAGTGCGCAGACCAAGCTCAAGTGGGCCCACGTGTACGAGACCTCGGAGCCCTTCCACAAGTACTCGGTGTGGGCCGGCGACGAGATCAAGAAGCGCACCAACGGCCGCTACGAGGTGCAGGTGTTCCCGGCCTCCACGCTGGGCAAGGAAGCCGACATCAACCAGGGCCTGACGCTGGGCACGGTCGACATCATTTTGTCGGGCGCGAGCTTCGCTGGCCGCACCTACACGCCGCTGGCGATCTCGTACTTCCCGTTCATCTTCCGCGACGCCGAACACCAGCTCAAGTACGCCAAGAGCGACGTGTTCAAGGAGCTCGCCAAGGGCTACGACGACAAGAGCGGCAACCACATCACGGCGCTGAGCTACTACGGCGCGCGCCACGTCACCTCGAGCGCCGCACGGCCCGTGGCCAAGCCCGAGGACATGAAGGGCCTGAAGATCCGCGTGCCCGACGCACCGGCCTACCTGGCGTTCCCGAAAGCGCTGGGCGCCAACCCGACGCCGATCGCGTTTGCCGAGGTGTACCTGGCACTGCAGAACAACACGGTCGATGCGCAGGAGAACCCACTGCCGACCATCGAGGCCAAGAAGTTCTTCGAGGTGCAGAAGAACATCTCGCTCACCGGCCACATCGTCGACTCGCTGCTCACCATCACCTCGGGCCAGCTGTGGACCAAGCTCTCGGCGGAAGACAAGAAGATCTTCACCGAGGTGATGCAGGAAGCCGCCGAAAAGACCGGCCGCGAAATCATCGCGTCCGAAGCGCGCCTGGTGGAAGAGTTCAAGAAGAAGGGCAACAACGTGATCACGGTCGACAAGAACGCGTTCCGTGAAGCGGTGCTCAAGGCCACGAAGCCCACCGACCAGGGCTACCGCCAGCAAGATTACGACCGCATCCTGGCCATCAAGTAA
- a CDS encoding FadR/GntR family transcriptional regulator has translation MPLQTVEPQRLYRQIADQLRGLIAKGEFDVGARLPAERDLAKQLGVSRPSVREALIALEVEGWVEVRTGSGVYVLDRSHRASAPVAPTEWGPLELIRARRVIEGETAAIAALSGKRKDVDAMTRAIAAMREMADRNVMPLDGDRAFHLAIVNAGGNVVLAETVQGFWDSRRGPIFTRLGGYFETVTSWRAAIAEHEAIRDAIAARDAEAARTAMHAHMDNSHHRFSASWRRAKPS, from the coding sequence GTGCCGCTCCAGACCGTCGAACCCCAACGCCTTTATCGCCAGATTGCCGACCAGCTCCGGGGGCTGATCGCCAAGGGCGAGTTCGACGTGGGCGCGCGCCTGCCCGCCGAGCGCGACCTGGCCAAGCAGCTCGGCGTGAGCCGGCCCTCGGTGCGCGAGGCACTCATTGCGCTCGAGGTCGAGGGCTGGGTCGAGGTGCGCACCGGCTCGGGCGTGTACGTGCTCGACCGCTCGCACCGTGCCAGCGCGCCGGTGGCGCCCACCGAGTGGGGGCCGCTGGAGCTGATCCGCGCGCGCCGCGTGATCGAAGGCGAGACCGCCGCCATCGCCGCCCTGTCGGGCAAGCGCAAGGACGTGGACGCGATGACGCGCGCCATTGCCGCCATGCGCGAGATGGCCGACCGCAACGTCATGCCGCTGGACGGCGACCGCGCCTTTCACCTGGCCATCGTCAACGCCGGCGGCAACGTGGTGCTGGCCGAGACGGTGCAGGGCTTCTGGGATTCGCGCCGCGGCCCGATCTTCACGCGGCTGGGCGGCTACTTCGAGACCGTGACCTCGTGGCGCGCCGCCATCGCCGAGCACGAGGCGATTCGCGACGCCATTGCCGCGCGCGACGCCGAGGCCGCGCGCACCGCCATGCACGCGCACATGGACAACTCGCACCACCGTTTCAGCGCGAGCTGGCGCCGCGCCAAGCCTTCCTGA
- a CDS encoding SDR family oxidoreductase, with product MRLKGKTVLVTAAGQGIGRASVLALAAEGAHVWATDVNETLLAAYAGVTNVTALKLDVLDKAAIGALVAQLPTLDVLFNCAGVVHNGTIEQASDDDLDFAFRLNVRAQMWTIQAVLPGMLAAGRGSIINMASVCSSMKGLPNRFVYGTTKAAVLGLTKSVAADYVARGIRCNAVCPGTVDTPSLGDRINANADPEAARKAFVARQPMGRLAQAEEIAPVVVFLASDESIFATGQYFTVDGGITI from the coding sequence ATGAGATTGAAGGGAAAGACCGTGCTCGTCACCGCCGCCGGCCAGGGCATCGGCCGCGCGAGCGTGCTGGCGCTCGCGGCCGAGGGCGCCCATGTGTGGGCCACCGACGTCAACGAGACGCTGCTGGCGGCCTACGCCGGCGTAACGAATGTCACGGCCCTGAAGCTCGACGTGCTCGACAAGGCCGCCATCGGCGCGCTGGTGGCGCAGCTGCCCACGCTCGACGTGCTGTTCAACTGCGCGGGCGTGGTGCACAACGGCACCATCGAGCAGGCCAGCGACGACGACCTCGACTTTGCCTTCCGCCTCAACGTGCGCGCGCAGATGTGGACCATCCAGGCCGTGCTGCCCGGCATGCTCGCGGCCGGGCGCGGCAGCATCATCAACATGGCCAGCGTGTGCTCCAGCATGAAGGGCCTGCCCAACCGCTTTGTCTACGGCACCACCAAGGCGGCGGTGCTCGGCCTCACCAAGAGCGTGGCGGCCGACTACGTGGCACGCGGCATCCGCTGCAATGCCGTGTGCCCGGGCACGGTCGACACGCCCTCGCTGGGCGATCGCATCAATGCCAACGCCGACCCCGAGGCCGCGCGCAAGGCCTTCGTGGCGCGCCAGCCCATGGGCCGCCTCGCGCAGGCCGAGGAGATTGCGCCGGTGGTGGTGTTCCTGGCCAGCGACGAATCCATCTTCGCCACCGGCCAGTACTTCACCGTCGACGGCGGCATCACGATATGA
- a CDS encoding SDR family NAD(P)-dependent oxidoreductase: MNRLDFEGRHAVVTGGATGLGFGIAQRLVASGGSVTLWDRDEAAAGRAAEALGAKAFALKVDVTQQPSVAKAVAATLAHAPRIDALVNSAGITGPNVKLWDYPVDDWRQVMEVNVNGVFLCCREVVAQMRKQGATGEGRIVNIASVAGKEGNPNASAYSASKAAVIGLTKSLGKELADTGIRVNCVTPAAVKTAIFDQMTPEHIAFMLSKIPMGRFGTVDEVAALVGWLCTEDCSFSTGAVFDLSGGRSTY, from the coding sequence ATGAACCGGCTCGATTTCGAAGGCCGCCATGCAGTGGTCACCGGCGGTGCCACGGGGCTGGGCTTCGGCATCGCGCAGCGGCTCGTCGCCTCGGGCGGCAGCGTCACGCTGTGGGACCGCGACGAGGCCGCCGCCGGACGTGCGGCCGAAGCGCTCGGCGCCAAGGCCTTCGCACTGAAGGTCGACGTGACGCAGCAGCCGTCGGTTGCGAAAGCCGTGGCCGCCACGCTCGCGCACGCGCCACGCATCGATGCGCTGGTCAACAGCGCCGGCATCACCGGGCCCAACGTCAAGCTCTGGGACTACCCGGTGGACGACTGGCGCCAGGTGATGGAGGTCAACGTCAACGGCGTGTTCCTGTGCTGCCGAGAGGTGGTGGCGCAGATGCGCAAGCAGGGCGCGACGGGCGAGGGCCGCATCGTCAACATCGCCTCGGTCGCCGGCAAGGAAGGCAACCCCAACGCCAGCGCCTACAGCGCAAGCAAGGCCGCCGTCATCGGGCTCACCAAGTCGCTCGGCAAGGAACTGGCCGACACCGGCATCCGCGTGAACTGCGTGACGCCCGCGGCAGTGAAGACCGCCATCTTCGACCAGATGACGCCCGAGCACATCGCGTTCATGTTGTCGAAAATCCCCATGGGCCGTTTCGGCACGGTGGACGAAGTGGCCGCACTGGTCGGCTGGCTTTGCACCGAAGATTGTTCTTTCTCCACGGGCGCCGTGTTCGACCTGTCCGGCGGCCGCTCTACGTACTAA